The DNA window AACCGAACGCTACGACTTTCCTCATGTCTATACGGACCACCGAGCCATGCTGGCGGAAGTGGAGCTGGACGTGGTCTACTGCGTCATGCACGAGAAGTGGTTGCTCCAGCCGGCCTTGGACTGCCTTCAGGCCGGAAAGCACATCTTCATCGAGAAACCCCCCGGGAAGAACAGCGATGAAACGCGGCAGTTGCTGGACGCGGCCGTGGAGCACGACGTGTACGCCATGGTGGGCTATCAACGACGTTACACCACGGTGGTCCGCGAGGCCATACGCCGCGTACGCGCGAAGGGACTGGTCTCCCATGCCGTGACCACCTTCAACAAGAAGCTGTTCTACGACAAGCCGGCGGTCTCCACGACCCTGTGGGACGACGTGACCCACGTGGTTGACCTGCTGCGGTACATGGTGGGCAGCGAACCCGTCGAAGTAACCCGCTACCGTGACAAGTTCGATTCCGTCAGTTGGAATCACTACACGGCGCTGGTCCGTTTCGCCAGCGGCGCCACGGGTGTCGTATTCGGAAACCGGGCCTCCGGCGGCCGGGTGCTGAGCGCGGAGCTGCACGGCGTGGGCATCGGCTGCTACATGAAGCTGCCCGAGGAAATCGACATCCGGGAGGACGATCGGCAGACCGTAATGCAGGGCTGGGAGATCAACGGCGACGA is part of the Gemmatimonadota bacterium genome and encodes:
- a CDS encoding Gfo/Idh/MocA family oxidoreductase; this encodes MLRAGFIGAGGRSQSAHYPAVARLPDVEMTAVCELDETRLAQVTERYDFPHVYTDHRAMLAEVELDVVYCVMHEKWLLQPALDCLQAGKHIFIEKPPGKNSDETRQLLDAAVEHDVYAMVGYQRRYTTVVREAIRRVRAKGLVSHAVTTFNKKLFYDKPAVSTTLWDDVTHVVDLLRYMVGSEPVEVTRYRDKFDSVSWNHYTALVRFASGATGVVFGNRASGGRVLSAELHGVGIGCYMKLPEEIDIREDDRQTVMQGWEINGDDPEDTPRYEGALAMHEHFVESVRNQTIPVSDLRDVIHTIRLVDWIETGQCPD